The genomic stretch CATTCACCGAAAACACTAGCCAGTAACCGGGTCCGGATATGGAAAAAACGCTCACACTTAAGGTGTTACAGCAGCTGGCGCACAGTCTGCGCGCCACGTCAATTTCGCATGTTTCGCTAAAGGGCAGAACGTGGTCAGTTCATCTCACCGCTTCTCCCCGCATTGCGCCGCCTCCAGCGACAGAGAAACCTTCTTGCCTAATGCCGCCGTTAACGCCGTTATGCGCCCCTGCTCCAGGGCGGGTGCTGCTGCGCCATCCGCTTCTTGACGGCAATTTCGCTGCGCCGGGCGTAGCGGTTAACCCACACGATTTGCTGGCGATAGTGAAGGTAGGCGCCCTCTATTTACCCGTGCGAAGCCCGGTGTCAGGGCGGCTGATTTCCTTCGTCGTCAACGATGGTGACGTCGTGGGATTTGGTCAGGAAATCGCGAAAATTCAAAACCATGCCCCTCTGGCATCAGGATTATAAGTCCCCCTTATCGCCTCAAACCATTTATGTCTTATACCGCCGGGACATAACTGAATAGAGTCAAAAATACGCAATAAATACGATGCGGCATTGATGACCGCAGTCATGACAGGAGAGGCAACATGCCATTTTCAGATTACAAAGTCGCACTGGTGACTGGCGCGTCCGCCGGTATGGGTGAAGCGATTGTTGAACGTTTATGCCAGGAAGGCATCACCGTGCATGCGGTTGCCCGCCGGCGGGAACAACTGATTGCGCTGGCCGATCGCACCGGCTGCATTCCTCATGCGCTGGACGTGGCCGACCTCGATGCGCTGACCCGCCTGTGCAGCGATTTGCAGGTTGATATTCTGGTGAATAACGCCGGGGTTTCGCACCCCGGCTCCATTCTGAATGCCAGTGAAGATGTGATTGAAACCCAGTTGAACGTTAACCTGCGCGCGGTATTGCATCTGTGTCGCCTGCTGGTTCCGGGCATGGTGGCGCGCGACTGCGGCCACGTCATCAATATCACCTCCATCGCCGCTATTTATAACTTTAACGGCAACTCGGTGTATCACGCGACCAAGGCGGGCGTGCATGCCTTGTCGCGACAACTGCGCGTTGACTGCTACGGCAAACGCGTTCGTATCACGGAGATTTGTCCGGGGCGTGTGGCGACCGATATTTTTGGCAACGTGTCCGGCGATCATGAGGACGCCCGCAGGCGTTTTATCGATGGCTTTGAGCTGCCTCAGGCAAAAGACATTGCAGATTGCGTGGCCTTTGCCGTTAGCGCACCGGTGGCGGTGAATATCGGCAATATAGAAATCACGCCGACGCTGCAGGTTCCCGGCGGGCTTTCTACGATGCGTCCCGGCGAAAGCGTAGTCTGAGCGGGTTTACAGGAGGCTCATTATGGCGCTCGATTTTAGTGCTGTGTTAACAGGCCATTATGGCGGGATGATCGTGCAGGGCGCGACTATTACGCTGGAACTGGCGCTGGGCGCCTGGCTGCTGGCCATGTTTATCGCGCTGCTGCTGCTGGTTGTCCGTCTGACGGAAAACCGCTTCGCTACGCGGCTGGTGGCGGCTTACATCTCCTATCACCGTAATGTGCCCACGCTGATCCAATTGATGATGTGGTATTTCGCCATTCCGACGCTGCTGCCGGAATCGGTGCAGAGCTGGATCAACGCGTTCAATGCCGAGTTTCTTTTCTCGATGTTCGCATTGGGGTTATGCCAGGCGGTCTACTTCTCCGAAGATATCCGCAGCGGCCTGCGCGCCATACCTGACGGGCAGAATGAGGCCGCGCGGGCATTAGGAATGAGCTATATGCGGGCGATGGGGGCGGTTATTTTGCCGCAGGGGATCCGCAACGCGCTGCCTGCGCTGATTAACCATACCGTTTTGCTGTTTAAAAACACCAGCCTGGCGATGGTCATCGGCGTGACCGAACTGACCTACGTCACGCGCGACATTGAAAATCAGACCTTCCGTACCTTCGAAGCCTATGTGATTGGAACGCTGGGATATCTGGCATTTTCACTGTTGTTGATGGGACTGGGCGCGCTGTTGGGGCGTCATTTTCAACGCGTGTATGCGAGGTAATCGCTATGTTTGACGTTTTAACTATTTTGCACGACCACAGCATGCTGTTCCTGATGGGACAATACCCGAACGGGCCGCTGGGCGGCGTGCTTTGCACGCTGTTAATCTCGCTGTTGGCGGTGGCGCTCTCCTTTCCGCTTGGCGTGCTGGTGGGGCTGGCTCGCCTGTCGCCGTGGCGCGGGTTACGCTGGGCCGCCGCCTGTTGGGTCTACACGCTGCGTGGTATTCCGCTAATGATGGTGGTGTTCTGGACTTACTTCTGCGTACCGCTGCTGATTGGGCAGAATATCAGCGGCTTTTCCACCATGCTCTGCACGCTGGTTATCTACGAAAGCGCATATATCGCCGAGATTGTCCGCGGCGGTATTCAGGCGCTGCCCCACGGCCAGTACGAAGCTTCGCGGGCGCTGGGGATGAGTTACCTGAAAACCCTGCGGCTGGTGGTTTTACCGCAGGCTTTGTTCAATTCTCTGCCCAGTCTGGTGAGCCAACTGGTGTCGATTATCAAAGACAGTACGCTTGGCTATGTCATTAACGTGCCGGAACTGACCTATGCGGCAAATCAGGTTAGTAATCAGTTGTTGACCAAGCCGTTTCAGGTGTTCGCTATTGTCGCCCTAAGCTATTACATCATCTGTTTTAGTCTGACGTGGCTGGCGAATAAGCTCGAAAACTATATTGCTAACAAACGACTCAACGAACAACCACCGCAGGGAGAAGCGCAGAACAATTCCCTTTTCTTCGCCAACCGCAATCTTAATAAGGAAACATCATGATCCCGATGATTTTGTTTAATCAGGTCAACAAGTGGTACGGCGACTACCATGCGCTGACCGATCTTAGCGCCGAAGTCAAAGTGGGTGAAGTGGTGGTGGTGTGCGGGCCGTCCGGCTCAGGTAAGTCCACGCTGATTCGCACGGTCAACCGTCTTGAGCCTATTGAGCAAGGGCAGATTCTGTTTGATGGCGTAGATATTCACGGCAGCAGCACGCGATTGAATCAGCTGCGTACGCGTATTGGGTTTGTTTTCCAGAACTTCAATCTATTCCCGCATGTGTCGGTGATGGACAACATCATGATGTCGCCAGTGAAAGTGCTGGGTACCAGACGTTCCGAAGCGCGCAAACATGCCGGAGAATTGCTGGAGCGCGTCGGATTGTCGCACAAAGCCAACGCCTATCCGGCGCAGCTTTCCGGCGGGCAACAGCAGCGAGTCGCTATTGCCCGAGCGTTGGCGATGAAGCCGCCGGTGATGCTGTTTGATGAACCCACATCGGCGCTGGATCCGGAAATGGTAGGGGAGGTCTTAAGCGTGATGCGTTCGCTGGCGCAGGAAGGCATGACCATGATGTGCGTTACGCATGAGATGCATTTTGCCCGCGATGTGGCGGATACCATCTGGTTTATGGATCAGGGCGAAATTCTGGAAAAGGCCAAGCCGGAACAATTCTTTAGCGCACCGCAGCACCCTCGCGCAAGGCGTTTCCTGAGCGATTTACTGAACTGATGGCAATATAATCTCCCAGTCC from Dickeya fangzhongdai encodes the following:
- a CDS encoding amino acid ABC transporter ATP-binding protein, which gives rise to MIPMILFNQVNKWYGDYHALTDLSAEVKVGEVVVVCGPSGSGKSTLIRTVNRLEPIEQGQILFDGVDIHGSSTRLNQLRTRIGFVFQNFNLFPHVSVMDNIMMSPVKVLGTRRSEARKHAGELLERVGLSHKANAYPAQLSGGQQQRVAIARALAMKPPVMLFDEPTSALDPEMVGEVLSVMRSLAQEGMTMMCVTHEMHFARDVADTIWFMDQGEILEKAKPEQFFSAPQHPRARRFLSDLLN
- a CDS encoding amino acid ABC transporter permease — protein: MALDFSAVLTGHYGGMIVQGATITLELALGAWLLAMFIALLLLVVRLTENRFATRLVAAYISYHRNVPTLIQLMMWYFAIPTLLPESVQSWINAFNAEFLFSMFALGLCQAVYFSEDIRSGLRAIPDGQNEAARALGMSYMRAMGAVILPQGIRNALPALINHTVLLFKNTSLAMVIGVTELTYVTRDIENQTFRTFEAYVIGTLGYLAFSLLLMGLGALLGRHFQRVYAR
- a CDS encoding acetyl-CoA carboxylase biotin carboxyl carrier protein → MEKTLTLKVLQQLAHSLRATSISHVSLKGRTWSVHLTASPRIAPPPATEKPSCLMPPLTPLCAPAPGRVLLRHPLLDGNFAAPGVAVNPHDLLAIVKVGALYLPVRSPVSGRLISFVVNDGDVVGFGQEIAKIQNHAPLASGL
- a CDS encoding SDR family oxidoreductase, which gives rise to MPFSDYKVALVTGASAGMGEAIVERLCQEGITVHAVARRREQLIALADRTGCIPHALDVADLDALTRLCSDLQVDILVNNAGVSHPGSILNASEDVIETQLNVNLRAVLHLCRLLVPGMVARDCGHVINITSIAAIYNFNGNSVYHATKAGVHALSRQLRVDCYGKRVRITEICPGRVATDIFGNVSGDHEDARRRFIDGFELPQAKDIADCVAFAVSAPVAVNIGNIEITPTLQVPGGLSTMRPGESVV
- a CDS encoding amino acid ABC transporter permease, which gives rise to MFDVLTILHDHSMLFLMGQYPNGPLGGVLCTLLISLLAVALSFPLGVLVGLARLSPWRGLRWAAACWVYTLRGIPLMMVVFWTYFCVPLLIGQNISGFSTMLCTLVIYESAYIAEIVRGGIQALPHGQYEASRALGMSYLKTLRLVVLPQALFNSLPSLVSQLVSIIKDSTLGYVINVPELTYAANQVSNQLLTKPFQVFAIVALSYYIICFSLTWLANKLENYIANKRLNEQPPQGEAQNNSLFFANRNLNKETS